The region GGAGCGCACCTCGGTACGCGTGGTGGATGACATCGATGGTCGGTCGGACCGCCGGGATCAGTACCCGGTCTTGTCGTCAATGCCGTTGGCCAGAGTCGGCACCAGGAAACTGCGGTCGAAGGTGAGGACCACCTCGCCGGTGGACTTGATGCCGGTCGTCCGGCAGGTCACGATGCCGTCACCTGGACGACTGGCGGAGAGGCGCGTGGCCAGGACCTCGCTCTCGGCGTAGAGGGTGTCGCCGGCGAAGACCGGATTGGTCATCCGGATCCGGTCCCAGCCGAGGTTGGCGATGCCCCGACCACTGGTGCTCCGGGCCGTCATGCCGCCGACGATGCTCAGGGTGACCAGGCTGGAGACGATCGTCCGCTGCCACGGTGTGTGTTCGCAGAACGCGCCGTCGATGTGCAACGGCGAGTCGTTCATGCTCAGGGTGCTCATCAGGACGTTGTCCATCTCCGTAACGGTCCGGCCGGGACGGTGCTCGATCACCATTCCCACCACGAATTCCTCGTAGTAGAAGCCGACCGCCTCCCGGTAGCGGTTCTCTCCGACACGGCGATATCCGCTCGGGGCCGTACCCTCCATGGCTGTTCCTTCCCCGGCGGTCAGTGGTCGGCGGTGAGTTCCTGGACATGTCCGGCGAACTCGGCGAGTTGCTCCCGCTCGATGTCGGCCCGGATCATGATCCGGATGCCCGCTTCGCCCTTCGGCACGATCGGGAAGAAGACCGCCGAACTGTAGAAACCACGCCGGTAGAGTTCGGCCGAGAGCTGGACGGCCCGCTCGGACTCCCCGACGGTGATCCGGCGCACCGGCAGCCCGTTGCCCGCGAACGAGGTCGGCAACAACTGGTCGAAGTAGTCGACGTTGCTCTGCAGTCGGCGTTGCAGCTCACCGAGTTCCGGGGACCGGTGAATGGCGGCGCTGGCCAGGGAGGCACCCACCAGCGGTACCGCCATGTTCTGCGACCACCCCACCGGGCCGGCGTGTCGGGCCAGGAACCGGTGCATCTCGGCCGACCCGAGCATCGCGATGCCGCCCCCCGTGCCGAACCCCTTACCCAGGCTGCTGACGATCACGGTGAGCGGGTTCATGGTGAGCCGGGATCGGACGAACCCCTCGCCCCGCTCGCCGATGATCGACAACGAGTGCGAGTCG is a window of Micromonospora polyrhachis DNA encoding:
- a CDS encoding MaoC family dehydratase, coding for MEGTAPSGYRRVGENRYREAVGFYYEEFVVGMVIEHRPGRTVTEMDNVLMSTLSMNDSPLHIDGAFCEHTPWQRTIVSSLVTLSIVGGMTARSTSGRGIANLGWDRIRMTNPVFAGDTLYAESEVLATRLSASRPGDGIVTCRTTGIKSTGEVVLTFDRSFLVPTLANGIDDKTGY